One segment of Cololabis saira isolate AMF1-May2022 chromosome 9, fColSai1.1, whole genome shotgun sequence DNA contains the following:
- the prodhb gene encoding proline dehydrogenase 1, mitochondrial isoform X1, whose translation MFTLRAGSSLARAGADLRWKRCLPSRRLRSTAGSCSATTPPGSDGSLGGPLNASARPRPPGEPGEPAEPAELGAARGPSDAFTPPVNALSVDFEETQEAFKSKDSLELLRSLVVFKLCSYDFLVDKNKEIMDLSKKILGPKAFDQFMKMTFYGQFVAGEDHRAIKPLIQKNQAFGVGAVLDYSVEEDISQKGAEGSCGSAAGEKLVGEGHEKEKHGAHKGFGDGVRVYFHSDEAKCDQHMETFRKCIEASGKSSMDGFSAIKATALGRPQLLLQFSEVLMKWQRFFSFLASSQGKGGMQALELTQLQEFLIKLGAKGDYDGWFSRKRDSTSRCIDILDWNSLIDDRAQTSDLLVVPNVERGELEPLLEKFTAEEENQLKRMIERLDVLAKLASENGVRLMVDAEQTYFQPAINRLALEMQRIHNREKPVIFNTYQCYLKEAFDNVTMDIELSRREDWHFAAKLVRGAYMYQERERAEEAGYEDPINPDYESTNRMYHRCLDYVLDEIARNGSSNVMVASHNEDTVKHTLRRMSELGLFPTENKVYFGQLLGMCDQISFPLGQAGFPVYKYVPYGPVSEVMPYLSRRAQENRGFIKGVLKERELLWKELKRRLTSGEILHRPVY comes from the exons ATGTTTACCCTGAGAGCCGGGTCCTCCCTGGCTCGGGCCGGTGCGGACCTCCGGTGGAAGCGCTGCCTGCCGAGCCGCAGACTGCGCTCCACCGCCGGCTCCTGCTCCGCGACGACCCCGCCGGGGAGCGACGGGAGCCTCGGCGGCCCCCTGAACGCGTCGGCGCGGCCGCGGCCCCCCGGAGAGCCCGGAGAGCCCGCAGAGCCCGCAGAGCTCGGAGCAGCCCGGGGACCCAGCGACGCCTTCACCCCGCCGGTCAACGCGCTCTCCGTGGACTTCGAGGAGACCCAGGAGGCTTTCAAGAGCAAAGACTCACTGGAGCTACTCAGAAGTTTGGTGGTCTTCAAACTTTGTTCCTATGACTTCCTGGTTGATAAGAATAAAGAG ATAATGGACCTGAGTAAGAAGATCCTGGGTCCGAAGGCCTTTGACCAGTTCATGAAGATGACGTTCTACGGCCAGTTTGTCGCTGGCGAGGACCACCGAGCCATCAAACCGCTGATCCAGAAGAACCAGGCCTTCGGTGTGGGCGCCGTCCTGGACTACAGCGTTGAGGAAGACATCAGCCAGAAGGGTGCTGAGGG CTCATGTGGATCAGCTGCGGGGGAAAAGCTCGTAG GCGAGGGCCACGAAAAGGAAAAGCATGGAGCGCACAAAGGGTTTGGTGACGGAGTCCGCGTGTACTTCCACTCCGACGAAGCCAAGTGCGACCAGCACATGGAAACGTTCAGAAAGTGCATCGAAGCGTCTG GCAAAAGTTCGATGGACGGTTTTTCTGCCATTAAAGCGACTGCACTAGGACGACCACAGCTTCTG CTCCAGTTCTCTGAGGTGTTGATGAAATGGCAGAGATTTTTCTCGTTCCTGGCGTCATCGCAGGGGAAAGGTGGCATGCAGGCTTTGGAGCTGACGCAGCTGCAG GAATTCTTGATCAAACTGGGGGCTAAAGGTGATTACGACGGGTGGTTTTCGAGAAAGAGAGACTCCACAAG CAGATGTATCGACATACTTGACTGGAACAGCCTGATAGACGACAGAGCACAGACATCGGATCTGCTTGTCGTTCCAAACGTGGAG CGAGGTGAGCTGGAGCCTCTGCTGGAGAAGTTCACGGCGGAGGAGGAAAATCAGCTTAAGAGAATGATCGAGCGCCTGGATGTCTTGGCCAAG CTTGCCTCAGAGAATGGCGTTCGCCTCATGGTGGATGCAGAGCAAACCTATTTCCAGCCAGCGATCAACAGACTTGCCTTGGAGATGCAGAGGATCCACAACAGAGAGAAGCCAGTCATTTTCAACACCTACCAGTGCTACCTAAAG GAGGCTTTTGACAACGTGACCATGGACATAGAACTGTCCAGAAGGGAGGACTGGCATTTTGCTGCCAAACTGGTGCGCGGGGCGTACATGTATCAGGAGCGAGAGCGGGCTGAGGAGGCTGGATACGAGGACCCGATTAACCCCGACTATGAGTCCACCAATCGCATGTACCACAG GTGCTTGGACTATGTGCTGGATGAGATTGCACGCAACGGAAGTTCCAACGTGATGGTTGCTTCCCACAATGAGGATACAGTGAAACACACTTTGAGAAG GATGAGCGAGCTGGGCCTCTTCCCTACAGAGAACAAGGTGTATTTTGGTCAACTGCTGGGCATGTGTGATCAGATCAGCTTCCCACTGG GCCAGGCGGGTTTCCCCGTCTACAAGTACGTTCCTTACGGGCCGGTGAGTGAGGTGATGCCCTACTTGTCCCGGCGAGCGCAGGAGAACCGAGGCTTCATAAAGGGCGTCCTGAAGGAACGGGAGCTGCTGTGGAAGGAGCTGAAACGCAGACTCACCTCCGGGGAAATTCTCCACAGACCGgtttactga
- the prodhb gene encoding proline dehydrogenase 1, mitochondrial isoform X2 — MFTLRAGSSLARAGADLRWKRCLPSRRLRSTAGSCSATTPPGSDGSLGGPLNASARPRPPGEPGEPAEPAELGAARGPSDAFTPPVNALSVDFEETQEAFKSKDSLELLRSLVVFKLCSYDFLVDKNKEIMDLSKKILGPKAFDQFMKMTFYGQFVAGEDHRAIKPLIQKNQAFGVGAVLDYSVEEDISQKGAEGSCGSAAGEKLVGEGHEKEKHGAHKGFGDGVRVYFHSDEAKCDQHMETFRKCIEASGKSSMDGFSAIKATALGRPQLLLQFSEVLMKWQRFFSFLASSQGKGGMQALELTQLQEFLIKLGAKGDYDGWFSRKRDSTRCIDILDWNSLIDDRAQTSDLLVVPNVERGELEPLLEKFTAEEENQLKRMIERLDVLAKLASENGVRLMVDAEQTYFQPAINRLALEMQRIHNREKPVIFNTYQCYLKEAFDNVTMDIELSRREDWHFAAKLVRGAYMYQERERAEEAGYEDPINPDYESTNRMYHRCLDYVLDEIARNGSSNVMVASHNEDTVKHTLRRMSELGLFPTENKVYFGQLLGMCDQISFPLGQAGFPVYKYVPYGPVSEVMPYLSRRAQENRGFIKGVLKERELLWKELKRRLTSGEILHRPVY; from the exons ATGTTTACCCTGAGAGCCGGGTCCTCCCTGGCTCGGGCCGGTGCGGACCTCCGGTGGAAGCGCTGCCTGCCGAGCCGCAGACTGCGCTCCACCGCCGGCTCCTGCTCCGCGACGACCCCGCCGGGGAGCGACGGGAGCCTCGGCGGCCCCCTGAACGCGTCGGCGCGGCCGCGGCCCCCCGGAGAGCCCGGAGAGCCCGCAGAGCCCGCAGAGCTCGGAGCAGCCCGGGGACCCAGCGACGCCTTCACCCCGCCGGTCAACGCGCTCTCCGTGGACTTCGAGGAGACCCAGGAGGCTTTCAAGAGCAAAGACTCACTGGAGCTACTCAGAAGTTTGGTGGTCTTCAAACTTTGTTCCTATGACTTCCTGGTTGATAAGAATAAAGAG ATAATGGACCTGAGTAAGAAGATCCTGGGTCCGAAGGCCTTTGACCAGTTCATGAAGATGACGTTCTACGGCCAGTTTGTCGCTGGCGAGGACCACCGAGCCATCAAACCGCTGATCCAGAAGAACCAGGCCTTCGGTGTGGGCGCCGTCCTGGACTACAGCGTTGAGGAAGACATCAGCCAGAAGGGTGCTGAGGG CTCATGTGGATCAGCTGCGGGGGAAAAGCTCGTAG GCGAGGGCCACGAAAAGGAAAAGCATGGAGCGCACAAAGGGTTTGGTGACGGAGTCCGCGTGTACTTCCACTCCGACGAAGCCAAGTGCGACCAGCACATGGAAACGTTCAGAAAGTGCATCGAAGCGTCTG GCAAAAGTTCGATGGACGGTTTTTCTGCCATTAAAGCGACTGCACTAGGACGACCACAGCTTCTG CTCCAGTTCTCTGAGGTGTTGATGAAATGGCAGAGATTTTTCTCGTTCCTGGCGTCATCGCAGGGGAAAGGTGGCATGCAGGCTTTGGAGCTGACGCAGCTGCAG GAATTCTTGATCAAACTGGGGGCTAAAGGTGATTACGACGGGTGGTTTTCGAGAAAGAGAGACTCCACAAG ATGTATCGACATACTTGACTGGAACAGCCTGATAGACGACAGAGCACAGACATCGGATCTGCTTGTCGTTCCAAACGTGGAG CGAGGTGAGCTGGAGCCTCTGCTGGAGAAGTTCACGGCGGAGGAGGAAAATCAGCTTAAGAGAATGATCGAGCGCCTGGATGTCTTGGCCAAG CTTGCCTCAGAGAATGGCGTTCGCCTCATGGTGGATGCAGAGCAAACCTATTTCCAGCCAGCGATCAACAGACTTGCCTTGGAGATGCAGAGGATCCACAACAGAGAGAAGCCAGTCATTTTCAACACCTACCAGTGCTACCTAAAG GAGGCTTTTGACAACGTGACCATGGACATAGAACTGTCCAGAAGGGAGGACTGGCATTTTGCTGCCAAACTGGTGCGCGGGGCGTACATGTATCAGGAGCGAGAGCGGGCTGAGGAGGCTGGATACGAGGACCCGATTAACCCCGACTATGAGTCCACCAATCGCATGTACCACAG GTGCTTGGACTATGTGCTGGATGAGATTGCACGCAACGGAAGTTCCAACGTGATGGTTGCTTCCCACAATGAGGATACAGTGAAACACACTTTGAGAAG GATGAGCGAGCTGGGCCTCTTCCCTACAGAGAACAAGGTGTATTTTGGTCAACTGCTGGGCATGTGTGATCAGATCAGCTTCCCACTGG GCCAGGCGGGTTTCCCCGTCTACAAGTACGTTCCTTACGGGCCGGTGAGTGAGGTGATGCCCTACTTGTCCCGGCGAGCGCAGGAGAACCGAGGCTTCATAAAGGGCGTCCTGAAGGAACGGGAGCTGCTGTGGAAGGAGCTGAAACGCAGACTCACCTCCGGGGAAATTCTCCACAGACCGgtttactga